The proteins below come from a single Clarias gariepinus isolate MV-2021 ecotype Netherlands chromosome 17, CGAR_prim_01v2, whole genome shotgun sequence genomic window:
- the zmiz2 gene encoding zinc finger MIZ domain-containing protein 2 codes for MNPINSMKPALPPTPHSDGSYPYDPASWQQGTNQPPGSLSVVTTVWGVTSPSPSQVFGAPMGPGGNSGGGHMMPGNSPGMNSPQFMGQQGYPEPNKGYIQQGMYGRPSGGYPTGPAYGGSYPNNGGGSLGMPPHGVRPSTDFTQAAAAAAVAAAAATATATATATVAAIQEKQNQEMNYGPMGGASSYNTQFMPHPGPRGPPGMASSGMVSSRPPSMGAMYGSQGQRMPQHSGYPGGQQGPPPRHQQGLKRPYNSEGFPGQQYSSGMGAAGPYPGQAMQYHGPGPQRSAPSPSYTTHRMPLQQGQYPAGPGNPGQYYKADQFNGQGNNHGSMAAGVGGGGGYNTFNQGAVNGPGRAMPGYPSSPLPGNPTPPMTPGTSIPSSFMSPLPDVKSPFLPDVKPNINTMQPSTGNPSDDLRLTFPVRDGVVLEPFRLEHNLAVSNHVFQLRDSVYKTLMMRPDLELQFKCYHHEDRQMNTNWPASVQVSVNATPLTIERGDNKTSHKPLYLKNVCQPGRNTIQITVTACCCSHLFVLQLVHRPSVRSVLQGLMKKRLLPAEHCVTKIKRNFSSGTIPGTPGLNGEDGVEQTAIKVSLKCPITFRRIQLPARGHDCRHIQCFDLESYLQLNCERGTWRCPVCNKTALLEGLEVDQYMLGILIYIQNSDYEEITIDPVCSWKPVPVKPDLHIKEDPDGPALKRCRTLSPSHMILPSVMEMIAALGPASSPYQSLPQGGSSSTPDYPSQAGSGYSNQPGLSDFPNAPGTPTLGEFSTGPPPLSYQADLPSGLLTPEKPMGHPMSGQIPHSSRMDPSHNPLQQQQQQQPQQQHQPLHGSSNMGGPGGPMHPRSSNQNPRLHTDNFGLGGPGGPGDVTEPGLDLLPELTNPDELLTYLGPPDLPNNSNDDLLSLFESN; via the exons ATGAACCCCATCAACTCCATGAAACCTGCCCTGCCTCCAACGCCACACAG TGACGGCTCGTACCCCTATGACCCAGCGTCCTGGCAGCAAGGCACCAACCAGCCCCCCGGCTCCCTGTCTGTGGTAACCACAGTGTGGGGGGTTACCAGTCCTTCACCCAGCCAG GTATTTGGTGCTCCTATGGGCCCGGGTGGCAATTCAGGTGGTGGTCACATGATGCCTGGCAACAGCCCTGGCATGAACTCTCCACAGTTCATGGGTCAGCAGGGCTACCCGGAGCCTAACAAGGGCTACATTCAGCAGGGGATGTACGGCCGGCCTAGCGGGGGCTACCCGACCGGACCTGCGTACGGCGGCAG TTACCCCAATAACGGCGGAGGATCCCTCGGGATGCCTCCTCACGGCGTCCGTCCTTCTACCGACTTCACGCAGGCAGCCGCCGCCGCTGCTGTTGCCGCCGCCGCTGCCACAGCGACCGCAACCGCCACGGCGACCGTCGCCGCGATACAGGAAAAGCAGAACCAGGAGATGAACTACGGGCCC ATGGGTGGTGCTTCCTCTTACAACACTCAGTTCATGCCCCACCCTGGACCCCGCGGCCCACCAGGCATGGCTTCCTCGGGGATGGTAAGCTCCAGACCCCCGTCAATGGGAGCCATGTACGGTTCACAGGGACAGCGTATGCCTCAACACTCCGGTTACCCCGGGGGTCAGCAGGGTCCTCCGCCACGACACCAGCAGGGGCTGAAGCGCCCTTACAACTCTGAG GGATTTCCGGGGCAGCAGTACAGCTCCGGGATGGGCGCAGCTGGTCCTTACCCCGGCCAGGCCATGCAGTACCACGGGCCCGGCCCGCAGCGCTCGGCGCCTTCGCCTTCCTACACGACCCACAGAATGCCGCTTCAGCAGGGCCAGTATCCTGCAGGACCAGGAAACCCAGGCCAATATTACAAG GCGGATCAGTTCAACGGGCAAGGCAACAACCATGGGAGTATGGCCGCAGGAGTGGGCGGAGGCGGAGGGTACAACACGTTTAATCAAGGGGCTGTGAACGGG CCTGGACGGGCAATGCCTGGCTACCCCAGCTCACCCCTCCCAGGGAACCCTACTCCTCCCATGACTCCAGGCACCTCGATTCCATCCTCCTTTATGTCGCCTCTTCCGGATGTCAAGTCTCCCTTCCTCCCTGACGTCAAGCCCAATATCAACACAATGCAGCCCTCTACAG GGAACCCAAGCGATGACCTGCGGCTGACTTTCCCCGTGAGGGACGGTGTGGTGCTGGAACCCTTCCGGCTGGAGCACAACCTGGCTGTCAGCAACCACGTCTTCCAGCTGCGTGACTCTGTCTACAAGACACTCATGATGAG GCCGGATCTGGAGTTGCAGTTTAAGTGCTATCATCATGAGGACCGGCAGATGAACACAAACTGGCCGGCCTCGGTGCAGGTGAGCGTGAACGCCACGCCCCTCACCATTGAGCGCGGCGACAACAAAACATCCCACAAGCCGCTTTATCTGAAAAACGTGTGTCAGCCGGGTCGGAACACCATCCAGATTACCGTCACTGCCTGCTGCTGT TCTCATCTGTTCGTGCTGCAGCTGGTCCATCGGCCCTCGGTGCGCTCTGTGTTGCAGGGTCTTATGAAGAAGAGGCTCCTGCCTGCCGAGCACTGTGTCACCAAAA TCAAGAGGAACTTCAGCAGCGGAACAATACCGGGAACTCCTGGGCTAAACGGCGAGGACGGTGTCGAGCAGACGGCCATTAAGGTCTCCCTTAAGTGTCCAATCACTTTCCGGCGCATCCAGCTTCCAGCTCGGGGTCACGACTGCAGACACATACAG TGTTTTGATCTGGAGTCATACCTGCAGCTTAACTGTGAGAGAGGAACTTGGCGCTGTCCTGTGTGCAA TAAGACAGCTCTTCTGGAGGGTCTAGAAGTGGATCAGTACATGCTGGGCATTCTCATCTATATCCAGAA ttCGGACTACGAGGAGATCACTATTGATCCAGTGTGTAGTTGGAAGCCGGTCCCTGTGAAACCTGATCTGCATATTAAAGAGGATCCGGATGGTCCAGCGCTGAAACGATGTCGCACCCTCAGTCCCAGTCATATGATCTTGCCCAGTGTTATGGAAATGATTGCCGCGCTGGGCCCGGCCTCGTCGCCCTACCAATCCTTGCCACAAGGTGGCAGTAGCAGCACGCCTGATTACCCCAGCCAag CCGGTTCGGGATATTCCAATCAGCCAGGCTTGTCAGACTTCCCCAATGCCCCCGGCACTCCGACCCTGGGCGAGTTTTCCACGGGGCCCCCGCCACTCTCCTACCAGGCCGACCTTCCCAGCGGCCTGCTGACCCCTGAGAAACCCATGGGGCACCCCATGTCCGGACAG attccCCACTCTAGTCGCATGGACCCATCTCACAACCCcctccagcagcagcagcagcagcagccacaACAGCAGCATCAACCTCTCCATGGCAGTTCCAACATGGGTGGCCCTGGAGGACCCATGCATCCACGCAGCTCCAACCAGAATCCGCGGCTGCACACAGATAACTTTGGCCTGGGCGGCCCCGGGGGGCCCGGCGATGTAACGGAGCCTGGTCTTGAT CTGCTCCCAGAGCTAACAAACCCAGATGAGCTGCTGACCTACCTAGGTCCTCCTGACCTTCCCAACAACAGTAACGATGATCTGCTCTCGCTGTTTGAGAGCAACTGA